The nucleotide sequence CGACGACCGTCGACGACCGGGGGCTGCCACGCCTCCAGCTCGCCCGGTACACCTGCCTCGCGGCGTGGCGGGCGGGCGAGTCGACGCTGCGGCTCGTCGCGACGCCGCGGGTCGACGACGACCCCGACGCCGCCTACGAGGCGGGGGTGGACCGCGCGCTCGACCTCGCGGCGGCGGCGCGGACGGGCGACCCGTCGGTGGCCCCGCCGCCGACCACGGGACCGGTCACGTTCGAGAGCTCCTGCGAGCGGGGGGCGTACGGCGACCGGGTGCGGCGGGTCAAGGAGTACATCCGCGACGGCGACACCTTCCAGGCGAACGTCTCCCACCGGCTGACCGCGCCGGCGGCGGTCCATCCGGTCGAGGCCTTCGCCGCGGTCAGGGAGGTGAACCCGGCGCCGTACTCGGGACTGATCGAGTTCCCGGGCGTCGACCTGGTGAGCGCGAGCCCGGAACTCCTGTTGGATCGGGCGGGCGACCGCCTGGAGACCGAACCCATCGCCGGCACGCGGCCGCGCGGCGAGGACGCGGCGGCGGACCGCCGCCTGCGGGCCGACCTCCGGAACGACGAGAAAGAGCGGGCGGAACACGCGATGTTGGTCGACCTCGAACGCAACGACCTGGGGAAGGTGAGCGAGTACGGATCGGTCACGGTCGACGAGTACCGCCGGATCGACCGCTACTCCGAGGTGTTCCACCTGGTCTCGACGGTGTCGGGGCAACTCCGTGACGACTGTGACCTGGGTGACGCCATCGGCGCGGCGTTCCCCGGCGGGACGATCACGGGCGCGCCCAAACCGCGGACGATGGAGATCATCGACGAGGTGGAACGGCACCGCCGCGGCCCGTACACGGGGAGTATGGCGGCGGTGGGGTTCGACGGCCGGGCGACGCTGAACATCATCATCCGGACGCTGGTCCGGCACGGCGACGAGTACCACCTGCGGGTCGGCGGCGGCGTCGTCCACGACTCGGTGCCCGACCGCGAGTACGACGAGACGCTGGCGAAAGCGCGGGCGCTGATCACCGCCGTCGACACCGCCATCGGTGACGACGCCGAGATGGACGTGGAGGTGGGTGCCCGGTGACGCGGGTCCTGGTCGTCGACAACTACGACTCCTTCGCGTACAACCTGGTCCAGTACGTCGGCGAGGCGGCCGACGAGGTGATCGTCCGCCGGAACGACGCAGTCGACCTCGCGGGGATCCAGGCGATCGACCCGGACGCCGTCGTCGTTTCGCCCGGTCCGGGAACGCCGGCGGAGGCGGGCGTGTCGATGCCGATCTT is from Haloplanus salinarum and encodes:
- the pabB gene encoding aminodeoxychorismate synthase, component I, producing the protein MSPTVETSRDAFHAAAAGATAGTRVPVEVTLDVDPFMAYRRARGEAPSVFFETGGGQPGWGYFGVDPDVVHEVGDDGALAAITDLVASESLARGDCTVPYPGGFFGWLSYDVAREIEDLPATTVDDRGLPRLQLARYTCLAAWRAGESTLRLVATPRVDDDPDAAYEAGVDRALDLAAAARTGDPSVAPPPTTGPVTFESSCERGAYGDRVRRVKEYIRDGDTFQANVSHRLTAPAAVHPVEAFAAVREVNPAPYSGLIEFPGVDLVSASPELLLDRAGDRLETEPIAGTRPRGEDAAADRRLRADLRNDEKERAEHAMLVDLERNDLGKVSEYGSVTVDEYRRIDRYSEVFHLVSTVSGQLRDDCDLGDAIGAAFPGGTITGAPKPRTMEIIDEVERHRRGPYTGSMAAVGFDGRATLNIIIRTLVRHGDEYHLRVGGGVVHDSVPDREYDETLAKARALITAVDTAIGDDAEMDVEVGAR